GGTCCGCCCACGTTGAGATCGATCGGGTACGTGAATTTGCGGGTGGGAAGATAGCTCAAGCCAAGAAGCCTATGGTCCGAGCCGTAGAGGGCCCCCACGCCCACATCCTTCAAAACCTCGATCGTCTCGATGTCCGGGATCGTGCCGGGAACCGGGTCCGAGTAGAACTTCTGGCTGACGGGGTTGGGATCGAACCGATTGACGTAGCCGAGTGTGAGGGGATTGCCGCGAATCGAGTCGACCACGGGTCCAGAGTTGCCCACCGTGTACTCGCGGTTGATCTGGTACTGGCCGGTGACCGTCAGCCTCTTGGATCCGTATTCGAAACGAGTCCATCCACCCGGTTGGGCGCCCGCACCAAGGGTGACCGGGTGGGGACCTTCCAGCAGGCTGCCGACGCCTCGCATCTGATCGCCGAGCATGTCCCCGCGCATCGCCGCCGTTCGCGCCGGCTCCGGCAACCCCGGGGTGAGCCGGGCGATCTCCTCGAATGTCCGCCCCGCGCCTGCGCCGGCTTCGAGTTGGTCCGCGACGATGACCGATACGGGGCTTTCCGCGCGTGCCAGGACCGACCGGGTGCCGATGAGGACACCGTCGTTCGGGTCGGACAGATGGATGGTTCCTTCGAGCCGATAGCGTACGCGGGTCTCCAATTCGCCGTTTCCCGAGGGGTCGGGCACCTTCTCCGTGAACGTTCCCAAATCGCGGCTGGGCAACGCGACGGTGTCGGGACCGAGGTCCTTGGGGCCGGACGGGGCCAAGGAAAGGGCGCAAACGAAAGCAAGCATCATGGTGGGTTCTCCGAGGACATTCTAGGAAGTTGTGACGTGCGATGCAAACCGCTCAGCGGTTCTTGAGCCGAACCACGAACCGCAAGGCGCTCCACGTGGCATCGATGGCGCAAACCTTGTTGTCCACAAGTCCGGTGGCGAGTCCGACCTCGCGCACCAGGCCGTCCGAGAGGTCGGTGGGGATGCCGGAGGCCTTCTTCGGCCACGCGATCCAGAGCCCGCCTGTGGTCGCCAACGCCGCGACGGCAAGGTCGAGCACGCCTTCAAGAGCCGTGAGCGAAGGCACGAAGAGGAGGAGGATATCGAACTTCTCGGCGCCCTCGGTCAGCGTTTCGGCGAGATCCACACCATCCGGCAAAGGCGTCAGATCGGCGGGGAAGGTGGGGGGAGGGTTGTGCAGGGCCACACGAGAACCCGCTTTGATCCCCAGCTTCTTGGGAAGGGGCGTGCCGGAGTAGCCTGCCATGCATCGTCCCAATACGGCCCAATCTTGTCGTTTTCCTGCATGAATTACGGAAAAGGTGTCCTATCATGAGGTGGGCCATGGCGAATTTCGATTTGCGCGCCGAGTTGGTTCGGCGACAGGTATACGGATCCAACATCCACGCCGTCGTGGACGTGATCGAAGCCAACGGAGACCGTTGGACGATGAACTGTGAGCTCGAAGAGGTGGGTTCGCCCTCCATGCGCACGTCCATCGGCGGCGAGACCGAAGGGATCGACTACCTCAACACGCGCTACGGCCCGCGCTCCTTCAGCCAAGCGGTCGTCCAGGCCGTGCTGGACGCGCCGGAAGGTCCCTTCGAGCAGCCCTCCTTTTAGCGAACGTTCGTCGTTGATCGTTTGTCGTTCGTCGTTTCTCCTTCGGGTGCGTCTTTCCGTCGTGCTGCGTCGTCACTCCCTGTAGACCCGGTGCGAACCGGAGGTTATCCCTATGGAGTACTCAACGATGCGACCCGAGAACCTGTTTGAGAACCAGGCGACGATCAAGGTGCTGGGAATAGGCGGCGCAGGCAGCAACGCCGTCAACCGCATGATCCAAGAGGGTGTCATGGGCGTGCAGTTCGTGGCGATGAACACGGATGCACAGGCGCTCAACCTCTCCTACGCACCCCGCAAGCTCCAGCTGGGCGAGAGCCTCACGCGCGGTCTGGGCGCGGGCGGCGATCCGAGCGTCGGGGAAAAGGCGGCGCACGAGAGCGAGAAGGAGATCGAAGCCGAACTGGAAGGTGCGGACATGGTCTTCCTCACGGCGGGCATGGGCGGCGGCACGGGCACGGGCGCCGCACCCGTGGTGGCCGAGATGGCGCGCCGCAAGGGGATTCTGACGGTCGGCGTGGTCACCAAGCCCTTCCTGTTCGAAGGGCCGAAGCGGCGACGCTTGGCCCAGGAAGGCGCCGACCGGCTGAAAGAGCACGTGGACACGTTGATCACCGTTCCCAACGACCGGCTCCTCAGCGTCGTGGAGAAGCGCGCGACGATGCAGCAAGCGTTTGCCGAGGCCGACGATGTGTTGCGCCAGGGCGTGCAGGGCATCAGCGACATCATCTTGCTGCCGGGCCTGATCAACGTGGACTTCGCCGACGTGAAGACCGTCATGTCGAACGCCGGGGTCGCCCTCATGGGGCTCGGCAAGGGTGTGGGCGAGCAGCGCGCTCGGCTCGCCGCGCAGGCCGCCGCCACGTCGCCGCTGCTTGAGACGAACATCCACGGCGCGACGCGGCTGCTGATCAACATCACGGCCGGAGGCGACTTCAGCATTGGCGAGGCGCACGACGCGATGGAGTACATCCTCCAGTTCGCCGACTCCGAGGATGCAGACATCATCATGGGACACGTGATGCGGGACGGGCACGACGGCGAAGTGCAGATCACGTTGCTCGCCGCAGGGATGGACCCCGCGCTGGAGTCGCAGCCTGCCATGGACGCCGAGGTGTTCTTCCAGCAGCCGTCCACGCCGGCCGAACGGGCGCCTTCGCAGGCCGCCCCCAAGGTGGAGCCGATCCAGCTCGACGAGATCGATCTGGACATTCCGACGTTCCTTCGCCGCCAGAAGATGGGCGGCTAGACGCTTTCCAAACCAACCCCCGCAGTCACGAACTCGGGAAACACTGGTCCAACACTCGGCCCCGCGTCACCGCGGGGCCATTTTTTTCATGGGGGTGTGGAGGGCCTACTCCACCCAGTCGGCCACGAAGATGTCGGTTTCGTGGTTCGAGCCGCCGCGGTTGCTGGCGAACACGAGCTTCTTGCCGTCGCGGCTGAACATGGGAAAGCCGTCGAATTCGGGGCTGCGCGTGATGCGCTCCAGGCCATGGCCGTCCACGCCGATCATCCACAGCTCGAATTCGCGCCCCTTCGGGTCGCCGAAGTTGGAGGAGAAGATGATGCGCTTGCTGTCCGGAGTGAGGAAGGGGGCGAACGACGCGCAGTCCAGATCGGTGATCTGGCGCTGGTTGCGGCCTTCGCTGTCCATCAGCATGATCTCGAGCTTGCTGGGCCGCACGAGGTGCTTGTCGAGCAGGTCATGGAAGTCCTTGGCCTCGGCCGGGGTGTCGATGCGGTCTCGGCGGTACGTGATCCACTTGCTGTCCCAACTTACAAACGGCCCGCCGTCGTAGCCCTCGTGATGGGTGAGGCGCCGCACCCTGGTGCCGTCGAGGTTGGCGCGGTAGATCTCCAGGTCGCCTTCCCAGGCGCCGGTGAAGGTCATGTACTTGCCGTTTGGCGCGATCGTGGTCTCGGCCAGATACTCGTTCTTATCCATGATCTTGGTGAGGCCCGTGCCGTCCACGTTCACCCGGTAGAGGCTGAACTGGGGGTTCACCATCCAGACGTAGCCGAGACTCATGTCCAGCGAAGGCTGGGCGCCCGGATTCTTCTCGAACGTGCTGCTGAAGTAGATGAACTTGCCGTCCGGGGTGAAGTAGCTGCACGTGCACCGCCCCTTGCCCGTGCTGACGAGCCGCTTGCCGCTGCCGTCGGCGTTCATCACGTAGATCTGCTCGTCGGGGTAGTTCGGCTGGCGGGATTGGAAGACGATCTTGGTGCCGTCCACGCTCCAGTACGCCTCGGCGTTGTCGCCGCCGAAGGTGAGCTGCCGCACGTTGCGCAGGTGCTTCTCGCCGGGGGTGTTGGGGAACGCCTTCGAGTTCGGCCAGGTGGCCATCGGGTTCTGCGCGAAGGCAAGGAGGGCAATCGTCGTCGCAAGCATCATGGGTTGAACGTACCCTTACGCGCGGCGGGCCGGTTTGACGGATCTAACGGCGATTGGTCTCCAGTGGCGATGGCGTCGCGGCCTTCACCTGGCCCATGCTGGAGGGGTACCCTCCAAGGGCCGCTGCGCGCCCTCGTAGCTCAGTGGATAGAGCGCCTCCGTCCTAAGGAGGGCGTCGGGGGTTCGATTCCCTCCGAGGGCGCCAACCTCCAGAGTGTCCACGCGCCAAACTGGGGCATGGAATTCCATGTGCTGGTGCGCGAGCCCGCGGCCGAAGTGCGCGAGGCGGGACTTCTGGTGCTGCTTCACGGCTACGGGGCGGACGAGAAGGACCTGATGGGGCTCTCGCCCGCGCTCGATCCCTCGCTGCGCATTCTCAGCGTTCGCGCCCCCCACCCCACGCCGATGGGCGGGTACGCGTGGTTCGGCATCGAGTTCGACACCGAGATACGCTCCTACGACCTCGATCAGGCTGCGAGCAGCCTCGACGATCTCGTGGAGTTCCTCTCGGAGTTGCGCCGCGAGGTAGCGGGTCCGATGGCGATCGTCGGGTTCAGCCAAGGGGCGATGATGGCCTTTGCCGCGGTGGCCCGGCAGCCCGAGCTTGCAGGTTCGGTGGCCTTGATGAGCGGCAAGGCGCTCGACTCGCTGCTTCCCGCGGACCCACCCCAGGGGTTGGACGCCGTGCGGTTTCTGATCCAGCACGGCACATACGACCCGCTGGTGCCCGTCGAGAACGGACGCGAGCTCGACGCCCTGCTCACGCGATGGGGGGTGGACCACGAGTACCGCGAGTACGCGATGGGACACGCGGTGTCCGCCGAAAGCCTCGACGATCTGGCGCGGTGGCTGGTCGGGCGGCTGGAGGTCCCGACCGATTGATGCGGGTTTTGCCGCTTGGCCGTCCAACAGCTAGATGTTCCTCGCTCCCATCCTCGTCGCCCTGACCCTCGCCGGCCCGACCTATCGGGAGCGGTTTCCGCTGCCCGATCTCACCGTCCCGAGCGGATGGGGTGTGAACATCCACTTCACCGACCCCAAGCCCGGCGAGATGGAGAAGCTGCGCGCCGCCGGTTTCAAGTGGGTGCGGATGGACCTCCTGTGGCACGCGGTGGAGCGGAAGCGGGGGGTGTACGACTTCAAGGAGTACGACCGCCTGATGGGCCATCTGCAGCGAGTCGGCGTCCGGCCCGTGTTCATCCTCTGCTACGGAAACGAATTGTACGGTTCCGGGGCGCCACGGAGCCCGGAAACCCGCGGGGCGTTCGCCCGCTTCGCGCTCGCCGCTGTGCGCCACTTCCAAGGGCGGGGGGTGGTGTGGGAGCTTTGGAACGAGCCCAACCTCTCCAAGTTCTGGTCGCCCCATGCCGATGCGGCCGAGTACGTGGCGCTTGCCCGCGTCGTCGGGACGGCGCTGCGCCGGGGCGCGCCCGACGAGTGGTTCGTGGGGCCTGCGGTCTCCGGTTTCGACTGGCCGTTCCTCGAAACGTGCTTCGAGGGGGGTTTGCTGGACCTTTGGGACGCGGTGACCGTCCACCCCTACCGGCAATCGGCACCCGAGACCGCGGGCGCGGACTGGCGGCGCCTGCGCTCGGTGATGGGGAGGCATACGGCGCGCGACGTGCCCCTCCTGAGCGGCGAGTGGGGCTACTCGGAGCGTTACCCCGGGCAGAACGCGCAGACCCAAGCCGACTACGCGGTGCGCCAGTACGTGGCGAACCTCGCCTCGGGTGTGGCGATGTCGATCTGGTACGACTGGAAGGACGACGGCTCGGACCCGCTCGAGATCGAGCACCATTTCGGCACCGTCGCCACCGACCTCCGCGAGAAGCCCGCGTACGAGGCGATCCAAGCCGCGGCCAGGCGCCTGGACGGCCTCAAGTTCGACCGCCGGCTGCCGGGCGGACGGACCCTTTTCGCTGGCGCAAAGCCCGCGCTGGTGGAGGTGGCAAACGGCGCCCCCGAGATTCGCGACCCGACCCCTGCCGAACGGGAGGCGCTCGAGATCCCGGTGCCCGGCCCGGAGGTGCGCGTGGCCGACGACGCCGAGGTGCGGCGCATGCTGACCCCTTCGCGTGCGGCTCTCCGCCCGGGGCAGGTCCTCGAGCTCCGAGTCCAGGGGAGCGACGGCCAGTGGCCGGCACGCCCGGATGCCGTCCTGACTCCCGGATTGAGGGAACCGATCGCCGCGACGGTCGTCGACCGGGGAGCGGAGGCGGTTCGCGTGAGGCTGGACCGCGTGTCCGCCCAGGGTCGGATTCCCGTCTACGAGGGGTATTGGGTTCACGCGCACCCCGTCGAACTCCACGTCTTTCCAGGCGCGGGGCCGGACGAGCTTGAGGTGAGGCTGAACGCGCTCGGCGGTCCGACGCAGGAGACGCTCACGGTCGAGCTTCGCATCGGCCAGGCGCTACGGACGAAGGAGGTGCGGGTCGGTCCCGAAGGCGGCTCGGCCGTCTTCGAGTGGTACCCGTGGGAGACGCGCTCGCCCCTCTCGGTGTCCGTACGGGACCCCGGGGGGCGCATCGTTGCCCGGCAGGAGCCCTTGCGCGCCCAGCCCGTGCCTCTGGGGCCGGCATCGGGGCTCGTGCTGGTGGCGGAAGGGGATCCCAAGGTGGATTCCACGGTGAAGTTGGTGCGCGCCGCGCCCCCCGGGGGCGGCCCGAGCGGTCCCGCGGTACGGCTCGACTACCGGTTCGACCCGGGGTGGAAGTACGCGGCGCTGGTCGCGTCGAAACCCGAGCCGCTGGCGGGCGAGCCCGAAGCGATGGCGCTTTGGGTTTACGGGGACCGTTCGGGCGACTTCCTCCGCATGCGCTTCGAAGATGCGACCGGCCAGACGTTTCAGCCGGACCTCGGCGCGATCGATTGGCAGGGTTGGAAGCGGTTGACGGTCTCGCTCAAGGGCGACAAGGCGGGCCGTTGGGGCGGCGCGAACGATGGCGTCGTGCACCTCCCCATTCGAATAACGGTCCCCGCTCTGGTCGATTCAGCCACCCGGAGGGGCGGTTCCGGTTCGATCTGGGTCGCCGGCACCTACGTCCTCGGCCGCTAGGAGTGTGGGAGTGCGCGCGCTTGCGCGCCGCCCTGAGCCCGAGCGGCGAGGCGCAGGGCGAGCCCGGCGGAGGCAAGGCGACGA
This is a stretch of genomic DNA from Fimbriimonadaceae bacterium. It encodes these proteins:
- the ftsZ gene encoding cell division protein FtsZ, encoding MRPENLFENQATIKVLGIGGAGSNAVNRMIQEGVMGVQFVAMNTDAQALNLSYAPRKLQLGESLTRGLGAGGDPSVGEKAAHESEKEIEAELEGADMVFLTAGMGGGTGTGAAPVVAEMARRKGILTVGVVTKPFLFEGPKRRRLAQEGADRLKEHVDTLITVPNDRLLSVVEKRATMQQAFAEADDVLRQGVQGISDIILLPGLINVDFADVKTVMSNAGVALMGLGKGVGEQRARLAAQAAATSPLLETNIHGATRLLINITAGGDFSIGEAHDAMEYILQFADSEDADIIMGHVMRDGHDGEVQITLLAAGMDPALESQPAMDAEVFFQQPSTPAERAPSQAAPKVEPIQLDEIDLDIPTFLRRQKMGG
- a CDS encoding alpha/beta fold hydrolase: MEFHVLVREPAAEVREAGLLVLLHGYGADEKDLMGLSPALDPSLRILSVRAPHPTPMGGYAWFGIEFDTEIRSYDLDQAASSLDDLVEFLSELRREVAGPMAIVGFSQGAMMAFAAVARQPELAGSVALMSGKALDSLLPADPPQGLDAVRFLIQHGTYDPLVPVENGRELDALLTRWGVDHEYREYAMGHAVSAESLDDLARWLVGRLEVPTD